Within Schaalia sp. HMT-172, the genomic segment GCCGACCAGCAGAACATCAAGCCACTGCAGGGCCTGCTCCAACCCCGCCGTCAGGGTGCGCGGCAGCGCAAAAGCGATGACCTGACGACGACGCGCGGCCCCGGGCCAACGCCCCACCGAATCCGCGACCGATGGCATGTGACGCAGCAACAGCCACCACGAGGCGACCAGAACGATGACGAACGGAAGCGCCCACGCGACCGACACGAAGGCCAGCGACCCGGTCAGAGCGGCCGCGAGGGCGACGAGCAGAGGACGCAGGCCCGGCAGGAGCAGGTTTTGGACGAGGACGTACTCGCGCATGTTGCCCAGAGCCCGCAGCGCGGCTGACGCAACCAACGTCAGGGCACCGATCGGCACGAACCAGAGGACTGCACGGGTGGCCCCCGCGACCTCCTCATTCCAGATCAACGGGGCCACGGCCTCGAGAACGAGCACGCAGACGGTGGACACGCCCACCGTCATCGTCGCCATGAACGACAGGGTCGCGCGGATCTCCTCGGGCGCATCCAGGGACAGGCGGGGCATCAGGTAGATCGCCGTGGAGTCGAGGCCAACCTTCGCCAACGCCATGACGATCGCGAAGACGCCCGTCGCCTGGGTGACGACGCCCGCACCCTGCGCCCCCAGCATCCGAGACAGGATGATCGTGAACGCGAAGCCCAGAATCGCCGACGCCGCCGCTCCGACGAAGCCGACGATGCCCCCGCGCGCGAGGGAACGCCTGGCTTGATTTGTCTCACTCATGAGTAACCTTCCCGCTACCGCGCGGTAGCCTTTCCCTATAACCGATCGATGGGATACACATGGACTTCAAACTCGATTCGCTCTCGCCCGCCCGCAAGAAAATTCTCCTGGCGGCCGCGATTCTCCTGATCATCGCCCTCGTCATCGCGGGTATCCTGCGCCTGACGGGCTCCTCCGACTCCGAGACGTCGGCAGCCTCGGGCATCCAGTCCTCCCCGGAGGACCAGTCGGCCGGGCCACAGTCCGTCGCCAAGACCATTACGCCGCAGTCCGCGGGTCCGGCCAACGCGTCGGGCTCGATGGGCACCGCGACGGAAGCCGGCGAGCAGGCCCAGTACGTCGCCAACACCCTGTGGAACGCGTACGCCGACCCCGAGCAGGCCCAGGCCACCGACCTGTCCTCCGTCCTGACTGAGTCCGCGCTCGAAGAATTCGATGCGCAGGCCCTGGAGTGGTCGAGGGACGGCACCCACGCCGAGGGCACGCCCACCCTGGAGAACCCGCAGATCATCTCCGATGACGGCGCTGGAAACGTCACCGTCTCGGTGTGCGTGGACTCCTCCTCCGTGCGCCTCCTCAACGACGCCGGGACCGCGCTGACGGACGAGACGCGCATGACCCGCGCCCTCACCTATTTTCAGTTTGTGAAGGAGGGAGAGAACTGGAAGCTTGCCGGTTTCTCCTTCCCCGACGACCCGACCTGTTGAGCCGCTCAAGCATCTGCGTGGCGAAAGCCCCGTCGTTCGCGGCGGGGCTTTGCCATTGCCCGAGGCGGACCGCCCGCGCGGCGCGCACGGTTCCGGCGACGCTGCCCGCCGTCGGCGCACCCTGCTCCACTGCGTTGGCGCGACGCAGAGGATCGCTCTCCTCCTCGAGGTGGCGCGACAGCAGGCTCACGGCAACAACGGAAATCATGAGGCCCGTGTTCATGCCGTAGTAGAACTGCTCCACGAGGGTCGCCAGGATGATGCCACCCAGAATCGAGCCGTACACGTCCTTGGCGCGCCAGATGCGCGGGAACATGCGCACGAAGAAGACGAGGAACAGGACCAGGCCGACCAGGCCGTAGGAGAAGATGACCGTCCAGAACTGGCCCTGCGTGCCCAGGGAGGGCAGCCACGGCGACGCCGAGGGACGCGGCGCGCCGAACCCGAGGAACGGGGACTGCTGGAGCTCGTACAGCGTCTCCAGGTAGTTCGAGGCGCGGTCCTCCGTCGACGAGGAGGCGGCGACGCGCTCAAGGAGCGACTGCGAGGCCGGGGTTGCCAGCCACGCGATGATGCCCACTGCGACGGCCGCGACGATGCCGAGCACCGTGCGCCAGGCCCCCGCGCGCAGACGCTGAAAACCCACCCACACGACGACGACGATCAGACCGATGTACATGCCACGATTGAGGGTCGCGGCGGCCGGAATCACCGACAGGGCGCACACGGCGGCCACGAGGAAACGCCACTTGGAGCGCTCGCGCCACAGCACGTAGGCGAAGACCAGCGCCAGCGGGAAGATCAGCGAGTAGACGTTGCCGTAGGTGTTGGAGTAGATGAAGGGCGCAGAGGGGCGCGGGTCGGAGAGGATCCACGACGACGGATTCCACTGGGTGGTCGCGCGCTTGGTGAACTCCTTGACGAAGTCGTTGGAGTGCAGGGCGCGCGGCACCAGGTAGTACATGAGTGTCTTGAATCGCAGCGTCGGGGCCGCCATGGCGATGAAGCCGCCGATGGTCGTCGAGGCCAGGAAGCCCCACATGGTGCCCACGATCGCGCGCACACTCAGCGTCTGACGCGCGTTATACGCGTAGACGGCGAAGATGCCGGGCGCCAGCTGAAGCAGGAAGCGGTAGAACGCGCCGATGACGCGCCCTCCCGAGTCGAGCATCGTCATGGAGGCCAGCACCCACGCCAGGAAGAACGTCCAGATGATCGTCCCGGGCGGGAAGCGCAGGCCGTGGCGGCCGATCATGAACACGACCATGATGATGGCGAAGAGCGGCCACATGAGGTCGCCGGAGCCGAGCACCCACCACAGGAAATACGCCGCATAGGCCACGACGAAGGGCCACGCCGGCAGCTCCTGCGCGTCCTCTCGCAGCGGCCCGATACGCGCGGCGGCGGGCTTCGTCCAGATTCCTCGGTGCGGACTCACGTGTCCGAGCTCCCTTCGGGGGCGCCGCGCTCACCGGACGAGGCCGGGGCATCGTCACCGCCGCTCGCGCCGGTGGGCGCACCCTGGGCGGGATCAGCGGCGCGCGCGTCGCGGCTGGGTGCGACCAGCTTGTTGCGCCTGCGCGAGGACAGGTACAGGAAGGGACCCTCCAGGAAGCCCTTGATCTCAGACCTGGTGAGGGAGCCGGGCACGTCGTCGTCGGTGCCCGCGACGCGGGCGCCGCCGGGCTTGATACGGTTCAGGATGGCGGGGACGCGGCCGATGAGGGTGCCGAGGACGGAGGGCTTGTCGATGATCGCCTTCGTGAGCAGGGCGGCCATGCCGGAGCCGTTGCCGCGGATCTGCTTGTCCAGGCCGGCCTCGTCGACGCGGTGGCGGTGATGCACCAGGGCGTCGGGCGTGTGGACGATGACGTCACCCGTGGCCAGGATGCGTGCGAACATGTCGAGATCTTCGCCGCCACGCGTGGAGGTTCCAGCGCCGAGAGCCGGGTCGAAGGGGCCGACCTCCATGAGGACGTCGCGGCGTATCGCCATGCACACGCCGGCACCCACGCGCGCGGTCGTGATCGGGAACAGCGGGCCACCGTCACCCTTTTCTCCCAGGGCCTCCAGGCCGCTGGGCACGTCGCCGACGCACCAGACGCGCGGACTCATGTCCTTGGGGAAGCCGCCGCGCGACTCGAACCAGCGCTGCGCCTTGTAGCGTTCCTCCAGGGGCAGGGCGATGCCCGTCGTCGCGGCCACGTAGGGCGAGGCCGTGAAGGGGTCGATCATGGCGGTCAGCCAGTGGGGATCGACGATGGCGTCGTCGTCCGTGAAGACGATGACTTCGCCGCGCGCCGCCAGGACGCCGCGGTTACGGGCGCGCGACAGGCCAGGGCGAGACGCGGAGACAATACTCATGCGCGTGTCGGTGATGCCGGCGAGCTTCTCGCGGGTCTGCCCGGTGTGCGGTGCGTTGTCCACGACGACGAGCGAGAAACGCTGGTGATCCTGGGCCAGGATGGCGCGCACCGCGTCCTGAAGCATGTCGCAGGAGCCGACCGTGCACATGATGACGGTGGCGTCGATGTCCGCCCCCGCGCCTTCTTCCCAGCCGCGGGCGCAGGCCGCCTCGACCTCGAGCACGCGCGGATCGTTCTCCGGGTGATCCGTGCCCTCAATCTCGACGAACGCGGAGTTTCGGCCGTTGTCGCGCACGAGAACGAGCGCGCGCGGGGACGTCGGGTCCCCCGAGACGAGCTGGCTGACGCGAGCGGTGCGGTCCACGTGCCAGATCGAGGCGGCCTTGTCGTCGAGAGTGGTGATCTCCTCGGCGCTCACTTCTTACCCTTCTTACCCTTGGTGTCGGTCGAATTCTTCTTCGTCGAACCCTTCGTGTCGGTCGAATTCTTCTTCGTCGAACCCTTCTTGTCCGCGGTGTCCTCGGTGGCCTTGTCGGGCATCGACTCCTTCGCAGGCGCAGCTTCCGTCGCCTCCTCCGAGGCCGGCTCCACGACCGGCTCCACGGCCTCGTCCTCGGGCTCGATGACCTCGAAGGCGGGCGCGGCGACGGCCTCGGCGCTGCCGGCGACCTGCCCACCCAGGTAGATCATGCCGTTGACCTCGCGGTTGATGAGCGCGAGCTCGTCGAGGAGGGCATGCAGCTTCGACAGGTCGTGGCCCTTACGCACGGCGATGAGGACGTGGCGGGAGGGACGAACCTCGTCGAGGAGGGAGGCGAGAGGCTGGTGAATGTCGATGAGGCGCGGCGCCGGAACGCGGGTTTCAGCCAGGGAGCGCGACAGGACGCGGTGCAGCTGACGGGCCTCGGGGTCCGACGCGTCGACGATCAGGTCGACCCAGTGGTCGCGGTCGATCGCCATCGCGAGCATGCGCGTGGGGGCCAGCCACGGCTCGGGCACGTTCTCTTCCGCGCTCCACACCGGCAGGGCAGTCAGGTCCGCCAACTGCGTGGGAGAGGTCAACGAGCGTGCGCGTGTCTCGCGCAGGAGCACCAGCACGAGGCCGGCGAAAACACCGACGACGGTGAAAATCAGGATGAGGCGAGCCTTGGAGGGCTCCACCGTGTCGCTCGAGGCGTCAGCGCTCGTAATCACGAGGCCGGCGCTGGCGTGGTACGGCTCCAGCTGGGCGACCTGCTCCTTGAGCTTGTTGATCTCCTTCGTCACCTCGTCGGCGCGCGGATCCTCCGTCACCTTGCCGTCCTCGT encodes:
- a CDS encoding oligosaccharide flippase family protein — translated: MSETNQARRSLARGGIVGFVGAAASAILGFAFTIILSRMLGAQGAGVVTQATGVFAIVMALAKVGLDSTAIYLMPRLSLDAPEEIRATLSFMATMTVGVSTVCVLVLEAVAPLIWNEEVAGATRAVLWFVPIGALTLVASAALRALGNMREYVLVQNLLLPGLRPLLVALAAALTGSLAFVSVAWALPFVIVLVASWWLLLRHMPSVADSVGRWPGAARRRQVIAFALPRTLTAGLEQALQWLDVLLVGLLAGDAASGIYGGAIRFIQAGMVVDTALRVVVSPQFSKLLHQGRTKDLRDLYSTASIWLVLFAAPIYALMAIFAPALMRILGESFAPGATVLVVLCIGSIVTFMAGNIHSLLIMSGRSGWAAVNKIVVLSLNVVGNLIFIPRGGMVAAAVVWAVCMVLDAAMATVQVSRFIGVTPKLSEVVKPILVVGASAVIPGGCIAWALGRDSFVATVAGSALSVLVFACVCWLFRDRLHLTGLGSLARNRRG
- a CDS encoding O-antigen ligase, producing MSPHRGIWTKPAAARIGPLREDAQELPAWPFVVAYAAYFLWWVLGSGDLMWPLFAIIMVVFMIGRHGLRFPPGTIIWTFFLAWVLASMTMLDSGGRVIGAFYRFLLQLAPGIFAVYAYNARQTLSVRAIVGTMWGFLASTTIGGFIAMAAPTLRFKTLMYYLVPRALHSNDFVKEFTKRATTQWNPSSWILSDPRPSAPFIYSNTYGNVYSLIFPLALVFAYVLWRERSKWRFLVAAVCALSVIPAAATLNRGMYIGLIVVVVWVGFQRLRAGAWRTVLGIVAAVAVGIIAWLATPASQSLLERVAASSSTEDRASNYLETLYELQQSPFLGFGAPRPSASPWLPSLGTQGQFWTVIFSYGLVGLVLFLVFFVRMFPRIWRAKDVYGSILGGIILATLVEQFYYGMNTGLMISVVAVSLLSRHLEEESDPLRRANAVEQGAPTAGSVAGTVRAARAVRLGQWQSPAANDGAFATQMLERLNRSGRRGRRNRQASSSLPPSQTENR
- a CDS encoding glycosyltransferase family 2 protein — translated: MSAEEITTLDDKAASIWHVDRTARVSQLVSGDPTSPRALVLVRDNGRNSAFVEIEGTDHPENDPRVLEVEAACARGWEEGAGADIDATVIMCTVGSCDMLQDAVRAILAQDHQRFSLVVVDNAPHTGQTREKLAGITDTRMSIVSASRPGLSRARNRGVLAARGEVIVFTDDDAIVDPHWLTAMIDPFTASPYVAATTGIALPLEERYKAQRWFESRGGFPKDMSPRVWCVGDVPSGLEALGEKGDGGPLFPITTARVGAGVCMAIRRDVLMEVGPFDPALGAGTSTRGGEDLDMFARILATGDVIVHTPDALVHHRHRVDEAGLDKQIRGNGSGMAALLTKAIIDKPSVLGTLIGRVPAILNRIKPGGARVAGTDDDVPGSLTRSEIKGFLEGPFLYLSSRRRNKLVAPSRDARAADPAQGAPTGASGGDDAPASSGERGAPEGSSDT
- a CDS encoding chain length determinant protein, with the translated sequence MILTPPPTGGQQILRHALARRWRSIAAGTAAGLVLGVVAAFGVPATHTATVSMTVTSPTITPAPVVRASLSNTTDMVTEQGIAKSATVLDAAAEKLGGGVTASELRSNMDVSGDTNGTIVKIEYSAPTRAEAVAAADAIAEFYLQQRTALVEQRADEMAAAANEDISALEAELGTLQPTVDEDGKVTEDPRADEVTKEINKLKEQVAQLEPYHASAGLVITSADASSDTVEPSKARLILIFTVVGVFAGLVLVLLRETRARSLTSPTQLADLTALPVWSAEENVPEPWLAPTRMLAMAIDRDHWVDLIVDASDPEARQLHRVLSRSLAETRVPAPRLIDIHQPLASLLDEVRPSRHVLIAVRKGHDLSKLHALLDELALINREVNGMIYLGGQVAGSAEAVAAPAFEVIEPEDEAVEPVVEPASEEATEAAPAKESMPDKATEDTADKKGSTKKNSTDTKGSTKKNSTDTKGKKGKK